From the genome of Triticum aestivum cultivar Chinese Spring chromosome 3B, IWGSC CS RefSeq v2.1, whole genome shotgun sequence, one region includes:
- the LOC123064382 gene encoding SKP1-like protein 1 — MADAAGTAERKLTLKSADGKEFFVEEAVAMESQTIKHIVEDGCANNIIPLPNVNAKILDMVIKYCRQHIQKRGADAADPTAKASEPDLKTFDDKFIDVDQQILFDLILAANYLNIKGLLDLTCQKVADMMKGRTVEEIRKTFDIKNNFTKEEEEEVRRENQWAFE, encoded by the exons ATGGCGGACGCGGCTGGGACGGCGGAGAGGAAGCTCACGCTGAAGAGCGCCGACGGCAAGGAGTTCTTcgtggaggaggcggtggcgaTGGAGTCGCAGACCATCAAGCACATCGTGGAGGATGGTTGCGCCAACAACATCATCCCCCTCCCCAACGTCAACGCCAAAATCCTTGACATGGTCATCAAGTACTGCAGACAGCACATCCAGAAGCGCGGAGCCGACGCCGCCGACCCCACCGCGAAGGCCTCCGAGCCGGACCTCAAGACCTTCGATGATAAGTTCATAGACGTCGACCAGCAAATCCTCTTCGACCTCATCCTG GCTGCGAACTACTTGAACATCAAGGGGCTGCTGGACCTGACCTGCCAGAAGGTCGCTGACATGATGAAGGGGAGGACTGTAGAGGAGATCCGCAAGACCTTTGACatcaagaacaacttcaccaaagaggaagaggaggaagttcGGAGGGAGAACCAATGGGCTTTCGAATGA
- the LOC123067158 gene encoding putative E3 ubiquitin-protein ligase SINA-like 6, with protein MENGGEPSNKKSRLQEEEPMAVKQEGLERRQSQGGEGALLAVEDEAMQVPWVAAEVNPLFYLCFACQLPLRPPVHQCEGGHRVCGRCHGDRCTSCDPPTAYIPFPFMDDALRAVQLPCCYKADGCGRKLMYHEAADHALQCAFAPCHCPGHGCSMWASPPALLDHIAAAHSWPVTEVSYGTPFRIAVPPPWRGGGTHLLVERNDPRLFLVTLSEFGEATAVSVVCVREGTAAAAPRFRSTVWAEVASNTEENLFRRLSTVPSSSSGNLPGERPPVCLLVPPDFGSESEDLFLGVRIDKL; from the exons ATGGAGAACGGCGGCGAGCCGAGCAACAAGAAATCGAGGTTGCAGGAGGAGGAGCCCATGGCGGTGAAGCAGGAAGGGCTAGAGAGGAGGCAGAGCCAAGGCGGCGAAGGTGCGCTGTTGGCGGTGGAGGACGAAGCCATGCAGGTTCCATGGGTGGCCGCGGAGGTGAACCCGCTCTTCTATCTCTGCTTTGCATGCCAACTCCCACTCAGGCCTCCTGTGCACCAG TGCGAGGGCGGCCACAGGGTGTGCGGCAGGTGCCATGGCGACCGCTGCACGTCGTGCGACCCGCCGACGGCCTACATTCCCTTCCCCTTCATGGACGACGCGCTGCGCGCCGTGCAGCTGCCGTGCTGCTACAAGGCGGACGGCTGCGGGAGGAAGCTGATGTACCACGAGGCCGCCGACCACGCGCTGCAGTGCGCCTTCGCGCCCTGCCACTGCCCGGGGCACGGCTGCAGCATGTGGGCCTCCCCGCCGGCCCTCCTCGACCACATCGCCGCCGCCCACTCCTGGCCCGTCACGGAGGTCAGCTACGGGACCCCGTTCAGGATCGCCGTGCCGCCTCCGTGGCGCGGCGGCGGCACGCACCTCCTCGTCGAGCGGAACGACCCGCGCCTGTTCCTCGTCACCCTGTCCGAGTTCGGCGAGGCCACCGCTGTGTCGGTGGTGTGCGTGCGggagggcacggcggcggcggcgccccgcTTCAGGTCCACGGTCTGGGCTGAGGTTGCCAGCAACACGGAGGAGAATTTGTTTCGTCGTCTGTCCACGgtgccgagcagcagcagcggcaatcTTCCCGGTGAAAGGCCGCCGGTGTGCCTGCTGGTGCCACCGGACTTTGGGAGCGAGAGCGAAGACCTCTTCCTCGGTGTTCGCATTGACAAGCTCTGA